The Eriocheir sinensis breed Jianghai 21 chromosome 29, ASM2467909v1, whole genome shotgun sequence genomic interval gatactctccttttgcagtgttctctatatatatatatatatatatatatatatatatatatatatatatatatatatatatatatatatatatatattttttttcttctgcggtCAACAGATGAAGCAGATGAAGTAGTATTAACCTCCTATAATGGAGAGTAGTAAAtagcagccaaaagagaggtcagtttcaggtggagaggtgtgttgatactctcctcttgcagTGTTCTCGAAGTAGTAGCTATTAACCAGTCATGTGACTCTGTGCTCTGTCTTTCCAAATCGCTTTCtttgtgtacatattttcttCGGCCAACAGATGAAGCAGTGTTCTCGAAGTGGCACAAATGAGCGGCTATACGCTAGGTTTCCACACATCACTGTCACGAGGTGTTGTGTTCTCTTTCCACACCGACAAAAAAGTTGGCCAAATTGATGCGGGGGAGGCGTTCGGGGCAGGAGCGCTGGGCGGGAGCGTTGGCGGGTTTGAGAAACGCCGCAAAAACTCGCCGGGAAGGGGGAGAGGCGCGAGGCGGCGGCCAGCCTATATAACACCTCAGCCTCCGCTCAGCCTCACAGTGCTCCGCTCCCAACACACGACAACATGAACACCAAGGTACACAGCCACCCAGGGCTGTGCACATGAGGCgcctgtgtgcctgtgtgtgtgtgtgtgtgagtgtgtgtgtgtatgtgtgtgtgtgttttgcctttGCAAAAATCTTTCCCCTCAGGCGAGCACTGTGTATATTCATAACCCTTCTTGGTCATTCCTTCACATTCCAAAGTTCCCCATAAGTGTGTATAACCTTCGGGTCAGGTCATTGCCCTCCCCGTGCCCGCCTCacgcctcccctcacccccccaggTGCTGCTCCTGCTGGCCATGGCCGCCTTCGCCGCCGCCGACCGCGGCTACGGCAGACGCGACGTAAGTCCCCGCGCTGCTTGTAGCAAGATCTGTCTATTTAACGACCGTGACTTATATGAGCTGACTGTGTCCACGGTGACCCGCGACGCACGCGGCTAatgagtccttccttcctccagagCGGCTCCTTCGAGTCCTTCGAGTCCAGGTCCTTCGAGTCCGACGAGGCCAAATACGACTTCCAGTGGGCCGTGAACCACCCACCCTCCGGCAACGACTTCGGGCAGCGCGAGGGCCGCGACGGCGACGACACCCAGGGCGTGTACACCGTGGCGCTGCCCGACGGCCGCCGCCAGACCGTCACCTACCACGTGGACGGCGACGACGGCTACATCGCCGACGTGAGGTACTCCGGCGAGGCGCGCTTCCCCGACTCCGACGAGTCCCACTCCTTCGAGTCCCGCGAGTCCTACCGCCGCCCCAGGCCATCCTACTACTTCGGCTCCAACGAGTCCAAgtaagcaacaaacaaacaaacaacgacgAAGACTCCGCCGACGCTGACCCGACCCGAGGAGCCGCCGTTGAGGCCGTGGCCTCCGGCAGGCTCCTCGGGCCCCTGTAGGGAAGGccgcccgcggccccgctgtGGACGGCGGGTGGCAGCGGGACCTATTTATTATGAAACTATTTATTGATGAATAAACCATGCAAAGAAAACAAACTTGTCTGCGTCCTGTCCTGCCATGAGAGTTGTCAACCACAGACAGCGAAGAACGATTCTTGAActatgtctgtcagtctgtctgtcagtctgtctctgaTTGTCTGTTTCCCTATGCAAGTCTGTCACCATAATTAGATCACAGCAGCTGCTCTCCACGCCTCGCTGCACCTGTCCAGCCTCCAGCGGCCCGCCACGGCTGCTGTTGCCAATATCACCAGGTGTCCCCCCCCCCCTGGGTGAACACAAATGTCAGTGTGACGCCAGGCAGAGGGTACCCGCCGCCCCTGCTTCCGGCCACACACGGATGACCACAAATGGAACGCTTGGcgcaaacacaaaaacacacaaagagGCAAATAATAGTAATCTTAGAAAAAAAATCTGAGTTATCCCTCAGAAAGGTTACACAGCACAGGGGTGAGCCGGAGCTAAATGCCGAGTGCAGGAAGGacgcgggagggaggaggcaaagcGTCATCAAGTTCAGAGGTTTGTAGGAGCAAGTAACATAAGAATCgcgataaaagataaaagataagcaACTTTGGTGGAATTTACGAGGCGGAAGACAGTCAGTTAGAAGTCTTGTTACTCTCAGCTGATGTCCTCTTGCCACGAGCTGAAAGGTAACGAGATGAACACACTATCgactcaagggccagtgtgagggagatgagcactgaggcaaggaATACGAAAGATAACAATATGAACACACGTATCGCAGACTTAAATAACCAATATAACGAAAATGAACACTGAGGCCAGGCGCAGCTTAAACAGGTCACCcaacttcacctttctttctttctaccagGAGTGACATCTTAAACTTAAACACAGTAATTAAAGATGACCTACAAAACACACGTAAACATAAGCATTATATTATTAACCGATTTCACGGGTGACTAAATTAATTCCTCgcttattattatatatttattttagttaCCGATGATGACCTTGCGAGATTTCTTTTGCTCTCCAGAACGTATTATCATCATCTAatcattatttattatctatgctcattatttattatctatttatgcCCCTAAACTTTACCTATTTCTACCAGTAACATCTCTAGTTAAACCCGGTAACTGAAGATGGATTTAGTAAAGGCAGGCAAGCGTTAACTACCACCTATTTACAAGGGTGACTTCGCTAATTCCACGCTCGTTATATTTACCTCAGTTACCGATGGAGACCTTGCCAGATTTCTTTTGCCTGTCTGAACGTAGGAACACCATGTACTTTCACTCCTGCTCCAGTACCGCTTCCCTGACTAACGCGTTGCTATTTATAAACATAGAAGATATAATAGAGATATGCATAGATTGGTTAACTGATAGACGGatgaacagacacacaaacagacaggtaaatagattcacagatagacaggcaggtaggagacagacacaggcagattTACAGATACACagactaataaataaacagacagacagacagacgaacagacaggtaaatagatacacaaatagacagacagataggagggagacagacgcagacagattTACAGATGCACAGActaatagagagacagacagacagacagacgaacaggcagagagaaggaaagatatacagtgtagatagatatatagacacacacacacacacacacacacacacacacacacacacacacacacacacacacacacacacacacacacacacacaccccccccgaCCCCCCGCACCCGTCATCCTCCcgccctccaaacacacacacacacacacacacacacacacacacacacacacacacacacacacacacacacacacacacacacacacacacacacacacacacacacacaccagcctcttccccccctctcccttcttcctccccccctccacacaaacacacacacacacacacacacacacacacacacacacacacacacacacacacacacacacacacacacacacacacacacacacacacacacacacacacacacacacacacacacacacacacacacacacacacacacacacacacacacacacacacacacacacacacacacacacacacacacacacacacacacacacacacacacacacacacacacacacacacacacacacacacacacacacacacaaacacacaccagccccttccccccctctcccttcttcctcccccactccaaacacacacacacacacacacacacacacacacacacacacacacacacacacacacacacacacacacacacacacaccccttcccccctccttcttcctccccacacacacacacacacacacacacacacacacacacacacacacacacacacacacacacacacacacacacacacacacacacataaacacacaccagccccttccccccctctcccttcttcctcccgccctccaaacacacacacacacacacacacacacacacacacacacacacacacacacacacacacacacacacacacacacacacacacacacacacacacacacacacacacacacacacacacacacacacacacacacacacacacacacacacacacaaacacataaaaacacgccctcacctcctcctccctcactttaaTTAATATTCAGTCATTGTTTCATCAGGGCAAGGCTGTTCCGGTGACCTCGTGGGATAGCGCAAGACCACCCCAAATTGGAGCAGGTGTGGTTAAGGCGTAGGTGGAGCCAGGTGTGTAGATGGAGGTactggtgggtgtgggtggatgtgggtgtgggtgttgtgggtgtgggtgttgtggGTGTGCTCGCTAACTACACTGTAACCtagtctaatctaacctaatcctaACCTATCCCttatctaactttacctaacctaatctagcctaatctaacctaacctaatcctaacctatccctaacctaactttacctaacctaatctagcctaatctaacctaacctaatcctaacctatccctaacctaactttacctaacctaatctaatcctaacctatccctaacctaactttacctaacctaatctagcctaatctaacctaacctaatcctaatctatccctaacctaactttacctaaccaaaGCTAACCTAGCCTAATCCTAACCTATCCCTAACCTAATTTTACTAACTTAATTTAaccaaagctaacctaacctaatcctaatctatccctaacctaatctaacctaagctAGCCTAACCTAATCCTAATCTatccctaacctaactttacctaacctaatctaacctaagctAGCCTAACCTAGTCCTAATCTATTCCTAACCTAATtttacctaacttaatctaaccaaaACTAACATAATCTAAttctaacctagcttaacctatatcaagcggtggctgagtggtcatcgTACTGGCGCGGCGTTCAAGAAAACCCATGTTTGCGTCCTGTCCGCTGCAACAAACAAGCTGgccatttttcagtcaccgccgagttgcccaaggctacccacatgctgccctgaagtcATCCCTGACTTTAGATTCTGAtaatattagtattggtattggtattggtattatcattagtattgatattggtattagtattagtattggtattggtattagtattggtattggtattggtatcagtattggtattggtattagtattgatattggtattggtattagtattagtattggtattagtattagtattggtattagtattagtattggtattgatattcgtattagtattggtattggtattagtattagtattggtattggtattggtattggtattggtattggtattggtattggtattggtattggtattggtattagtattagtattggtattggtattagtattggtattggtattagtattggtattggtattagtattagtattggtattagtattggtattagtgttggtattggtattggtattggtattggtattagtattggtattggtattggtattagtattagtattggtattggtattggtattggtattagtattactattgatattagtattagcattggtattggtattggtattagtattagcattagtttTAGTAATAGTATTGGcattagtattaatattagtaatggtattggtattagtattagtattggtattagtattggatATTGATATTAGATATTAGTGgtggtattattagtattagtagtagtaataatagtggtattattattagtagtagtagtagtagtagtattagtattagtattagtagtagcagcagtagtagtagtagtagtgtaaaccTTCGTCCTAATAGATTGTTAGCGAGGCATGATTGCAAAGTTCATATTAGAGGAGTTggttttttttagtttctctctACTCTATTTTTTAgtgatccctctctctctctctctctctctctctctctctctctctctctctctctctctctctctctctctctctctctctctctctctctctcttctctctctctctctctctctctctccaatctctcATTTTAGTGGGACTCGATTAACAaatgtgtattagtattagtattggtattggtattagtattagtattagcattagtattggtgttcgtattcgtattagtattggtataagtattggtattggtattagtattagtattagcattagtattggtgttcgtattagtattagtattggtataagtattggtattggtattagtattagtattagcattagtattggtgttcgtattagtattggtgttcgTATTAGTATAATTAGTTAAAGGAGTatctgtattagtattagtattggtattagtattggtattggtattagtattggtattcgtattagtattggtattagtattggtattagtattagtattggtattagtattggtattggtattagtattggtattagtattagtattggtattattattagtattggtattagtattggtattattattattagtagtattggtattggtattgttattagtattggtattagtattagtattggtattggtattagtactggtattagtattagtattggtattagtattggtattggtgttagtattggtattggtattggcattattattggtattagtataaGTATTGTTATTAAAATTGGTATTAATATAACTTTTAGTATtaatattggtattggtattagtattaatattagtagtgatagtagaagtagtagtggtagtagtaatagtagtaatagtagtagtggtaatgtaAACCTTGGTCCTAATAGCCAGTCAACATCTATAAGGCTACCTgataatgctaatactaatactaatactaataatacagTGTTCAGCTTTCACATAAACCTCCACATAATTATATCGAATTTACTAACTTATTTGACGTCCACTTTTGAATTTCTCCGCACGcacagcagccagccagccatctgCGTAACATGATCTATATTCTTAAACGTGTCAGGCTCCCATgacgaccatttcccaaggccacagagaagactaaccgggtGTTGATGGGTgtcttttcccgttcaaggtgttGGGGGCGTATCAAACTATCACCGGCATCACTAGACAGTCCATGAACACCCCGGCAGCAActtatacgagaggcttttcaaacagggatCTTCCTTATACACGACTGTCATTTGTTTTGTCTACATGTCCTTTATTGTCTAGTCTATTGGTGATGTTTCTGTATATACACGAAAATCCCAGAAActtatacgagaggcttttcaaataggcgaaCTGCATAAGGTATAAAGACGTTGAAGAATACGGGATTAGGATCTTTCTTATAGACCTACACGACTGTCATTTGTTTTGTCTACATGTCCTTATTGTTTAGTCTATTGGTGACGTTTCTGTATATACACGAAAATCCCAGGAGCTtacacgagaggcttttcaaataggcgaaCTAAGACCCCGTGACGTTGAAGAATACGGGATTAAGATCTTCCTTATACACGACTGtcatttgttttgtttacatGTTCTTCTTGTTTAGTCTATTGGTGATGTTTCTGTATATACACGAAAATCCCAAAAACTTATAGGAGAGGGTTTTCAAATAGGCGCAGTGAGGAGCCGATGTGCTTATACGAGTGCGAGTTTTGGTCCGTCAAGGTCACTCTTCGCGCGTGTATTAATATTaagagaacagacagacacacgaacatTAGCACCCAGATCACGTGCCCCAGACAACAGGTGAGTAATGGCGGCGCTGCTAAACTAGGCCTACAGGTGACGCGATAATAGTGCCGGGCGGGGGATGCAGAAATGACTCCTTTGAATAGGGAGGGGTCAAGGTGGCCTCCGCGGGGGTGCTCCACTTCAACGGCCGGGAAAAAACTGGCCCGCCGCGGCGTATATATTGGCGGCGGGCGCGAGGAGAAGGCACAGTCAGTCACCAGCTGCCACTCCACAACCATGAACGCAAAGGTGAGGACCGCTCCGTGCTCAGGCTGGGGCCAGGGTACTTCGCTGCGCTGAgccactgtctgtctgtcaaggAAGATGTGTTGCCTTGGTATCACTGTCGGCTTATTTGGGTGCTCAGGCTACTTACAGAGGCGGCCTGGGCTGAaccactgtctgtctgtcaaggAAGATGTGTTGCCTTGGTATCAATGTCGGCTTGTTTGGGTCCGTGTCTCATGtcgtttgtttcttgtttttccaGATCGTCATCCTCCTCGGCCTCGTCGCCATGGTCGCCGCCGACAGTGATGAGTTCAGGGGTTACGGCGTCCCCAGGGTGAGTGTTGCGTCCACTGTTG includes:
- the LOC127004805 gene encoding pro-resilin-like isoform X5 codes for the protein MNTKVLLLLAMAAFAAADRGYGRRDSGSFESFESRSFESDEAKYDFQWAVNHPPSGNDFGQREGRDGDDTQGVYTVALPDGRRQTVTYHVDGDDGYIADVRYSGEARFPDSDESHSFESRESYRRPRPSYYFGSNESK
- the LOC127004805 gene encoding pro-resilin-like isoform X6, which translates into the protein MNTKVLLLLAMAAFAAADRGYGRRDSGSFESFESRSFESDEAKYDFQWAVNHPPSGNDFGQREGRDGDDTQGVYTVALPDGRRQTVTYHVDGDDGYIADVRYSGEARFPDSDESHSFESRESYRRPRPSYYFGSNESK